One window from the genome of Pedobacter schmidteae encodes:
- a CDS encoding DUF4998 domain-containing protein yields MMNKLIIGILLLGVVVMSCSKMDEYKKFTDGKEISYAGKADTVKVFSGMNRVKISWMLLSDPKINKTVIYWGNRSDSVVVNVERKPGVETLSYLLEGLKEGNYSFELVTYDNLGHKSVPAFKSAKVYGDKYVSSLLDRALLSTELVTQNTIMLKWGDAEATSTGVEILYQKENGTSQLIKLANTDKELVLNNYLKGSQFKYRTLFVPDSMVIDTFRTAYKSTAPIYEKRLDKSLFKDVTFPGDAAIYTNASNINKKFIWDGTFSSSFDDPYGNYLNLTTNDANKTQPLHISFDLGVTEQLRRFKLNHYYTYEDRAIRQYEIWGSANPPADGSWTGWVKMASVEQLKPSGKPIGSYNEADKVAWVNGDNVIFPSDLPKVRYIRIKCLKNWKGETNMSFSEVTFWAVD; encoded by the coding sequence ATGATGAATAAACTAATTATAGGTATTTTACTATTGGGTGTGGTTGTAATGTCCTGCTCAAAAATGGACGAATACAAGAAGTTTACCGATGGGAAAGAGATTTCCTATGCCGGCAAGGCAGATACCGTTAAAGTTTTCTCGGGAATGAACAGGGTGAAAATCTCCTGGATGCTGTTGTCAGATCCGAAAATAAATAAAACTGTAATTTACTGGGGAAACCGCTCAGATTCTGTGGTGGTAAATGTGGAACGCAAACCGGGAGTTGAAACCTTGAGTTACTTATTGGAAGGCTTAAAAGAAGGCAATTACAGCTTTGAATTGGTTACTTACGACAATCTTGGCCATAAGTCAGTGCCAGCTTTTAAATCGGCAAAGGTATATGGTGACAAATATGTTAGTTCTTTGTTAGATAGAGCGCTATTATCTACAGAACTCGTTACCCAGAATACAATCATGCTCAAGTGGGGCGATGCGGAAGCTACTTCAACCGGGGTAGAAATCCTTTATCAGAAAGAAAATGGAACCAGTCAGCTGATAAAGCTTGCCAATACTGATAAAGAACTGGTTTTAAACAATTATCTGAAAGGAAGCCAGTTTAAATATCGGACATTGTTTGTGCCTGATAGTATGGTTATTGACACCTTTCGTACGGCCTATAAAAGTACCGCACCCATTTATGAAAAACGACTGGACAAGAGTTTGTTTAAGGATGTTACCTTTCCCGGAGATGCTGCTATTTATACCAATGCCAGTAACATCAATAAAAAATTCATATGGGACGGAACGTTTTCTTCCAGTTTTGATGACCCTTATGGTAACTACCTGAACCTAACCACCAACGACGCCAATAAAACCCAACCACTTCACATTTCTTTTGATTTGGGGGTAACTGAACAATTGCGGCGGTTTAAATTGAATCATTATTATACTTATGAGGACAGGGCCATACGGCAGTATGAAATCTGGGGATCTGCCAACCCACCAGCAGATGGGAGCTGGACAGGCTGGGTAAAAATGGCCAGTGTTGAACAGTTAAAGCCATCGGGCAAACCGATAGGTTCGTATAATGAGGCAGATAAAGTAGCCTGGGTAAATGGGGACAATGTTATCTTTCCTTCCGATTTGCCAAAGGTAAGGTACATCAGAATCAAATGCCTTAAAAACTGGAAGGGAGAAACCAATATGTCTTTCTCTGAGGTAACTTTTTGGGCGGTAGACTAG
- a CDS encoding DUF4249 domain-containing protein, with protein sequence MSDKKKKIGNKILLIVMLVGLLFSGCEKVVDLKLDNAAPLLVIDGGISDQNENQIVKVSKTYSFTEPNKFNGISGAKVVLTRPNGSTVNYTEVSPGIYQTIKMRGVPGSKYTLDVTVEGKVYSAVSVMPLKVVLDSLTFKEFNFFGTKNTYIAVNYKDPPAVENQYRYILTVKGKIEDDKANEDRFNNGNKVSDVIFYKLEDLLPGDSLNVEFQCIDRNVYRYFYSLGQITGNGGPPVAPANPVSNFSNGALGIFNAHTSSKRTAVIK encoded by the coding sequence ATGAGCGACAAAAAAAAGAAAATTGGAAATAAGATCTTGCTGATCGTAATGTTGGTTGGACTGCTATTTAGCGGATGCGAAAAGGTAGTAGATTTGAAACTGGACAATGCCGCGCCCCTGTTGGTTATCGACGGAGGAATTAGCGATCAGAACGAAAATCAGATAGTGAAGGTTTCAAAAACGTACAGTTTTACTGAACCCAACAAATTTAATGGCATCAGTGGTGCAAAAGTTGTCCTTACCAGGCCCAATGGCAGCACCGTAAATTATACTGAAGTATCGCCGGGGATTTATCAAACTATTAAAATGAGGGGGGTACCGGGGAGCAAATATACATTGGATGTTACTGTAGAAGGAAAGGTGTATAGCGCAGTTTCTGTTATGCCGCTAAAAGTTGTGCTAGACTCACTTACGTTTAAAGAGTTTAATTTTTTCGGCACGAAAAATACTTATATAGCCGTTAACTATAAAGACCCGCCAGCTGTTGAGAATCAGTATCGTTACATTTTGACAGTTAAAGGTAAAATAGAGGACGATAAGGCCAATGAAGATCGCTTCAATAATGGAAATAAGGTGTCGGATGTGATTTTTTATAAGCTGGAAGACCTGCTGCCTGGCGATAGCCTGAACGTAGAATTTCAATGCATCGATCGGAACGTTTACCGTTATTTTTATAGTTTGGGTCAAATTACGGGCAATGGCGGGCCACCAGTAGCACCGGCAAATCCGGTTTCCAATTTCAGTAACGGTGCCCTGGGTATTTTTAACGCCCATACCAGCAGCAAGCGCACGGCCGTGATTAAGTAG
- a CDS encoding Crp/Fnr family transcriptional regulator — protein sequence MEHDRIYFNSKKAVPDLLSYLKERLDDSTGFYETIVPMLQVQHFDRAKIIAKAGEMGLVAFWLQLGYARCFTASIDEEGLRQEKTTDFCSPNKILVITESFFGGMPSRFNVQLSAGAVVVPFPRHAFDFLKSMAPGVEALANKILALDKPEGQEKTIMQGMKPRERYREFLRFFGAGIEQYFAIKHIASYLNMTPTFLSRLRGELYKNKTDLKKYLQTIFFILNLG from the coding sequence ATGGAACATGATAGAATTTATTTTAATAGTAAAAAAGCTGTACCAGATTTACTGAGTTATTTAAAGGAGCGACTGGATGACAGCACCGGGTTTTACGAGACGATAGTACCTATGCTACAGGTGCAGCATTTTGATAGGGCGAAAATAATTGCAAAAGCCGGTGAAATGGGATTGGTGGCTTTTTGGTTACAGCTGGGATATGCGCGTTGTTTTACCGCTTCTATAGATGAAGAAGGGTTACGACAGGAAAAGACGACAGACTTTTGTAGTCCGAATAAGATATTGGTTATCACCGAAAGTTTTTTTGGGGGAATGCCTAGTAGGTTTAATGTTCAGTTGTCTGCAGGAGCGGTAGTTGTTCCCTTTCCACGACATGCTTTCGATTTTTTGAAATCTATGGCTCCCGGGGTGGAAGCATTGGCTAATAAAATTCTGGCACTGGATAAGCCCGAGGGCCAGGAAAAAACGATTATGCAAGGCATGAAACCACGGGAAAGGTATCGCGAGTTTTTAAGATTTTTTGGAGCTGGAATTGAACAATATTTTGCCATAAAGCACATTGCAAGTTACCTGAATATGACGCCCACTTTTCTAAGCAGGTTGCGTGGAGAGCTTTATAAAAATAAAACTGATTTAAAAAAGTATCTACAGACCATTTTTTTTATTCTAAACTTGGGCTAA
- a CDS encoding RagB/SusD family nutrient uptake outer membrane protein, which translates to MKNRNSTYFNQKLSGLKKIVPIMLLLAALLGCTKSYLDVVPDNVPTLEHAFANRYEAEKYLYTCYSYLPTVDLVSNVLFFGTDDMWTWFFNHHSYQSPWKIARGEQNVVSPLVNTWNGENHAKPMFNAIRDCNIFLENVADYNKVPDLDPQMRKRWIAEGKFLKAYYHFYLFRMYGPIPIVDVNLPISASPDEVKVKRQPVDKVVDFIATLLDEAAVDLPPAIQKQNTEAGRVTRAAALMLKAKLLVTAASPLFNGNADYANFKDKDNIALFNPIYQDAKWKRAADACAAALDGTTGVKLYEFSPGVIKVSDTTRIQMNIRGSVTEKWNSELIWGRSVQNTNEIQRGAMADNIDPSVPKPTYSGSYFSVTMSMAERFYSDKGVPINEDKTWDYARRYEVKVAEEVDRFNLQPKYTTAKLNFNRENRFYASLGFDGGRWYLQSNTSDLNSWVINAKFGQLQGKQRDMYFNETGYWPKKLVNWKFVQTTTSYSAESYPWPEMRLADLYLLYAEALNEIGMQPEAIVYLDLIRKRAGLKGVAESWMAYSNRPNKYTNKDGLREIIQQEREIELAFEGSRLWDLRRWKTAEVLQNKNVQGWDIYGKTTTEYYRLRTLWNQEFISPRDYLWPLKEDELLKNPNLVQNPGW; encoded by the coding sequence ATGAAGAATAGAAACTCAACATATTTCAATCAAAAACTATCTGGTTTGAAAAAGATAGTTCCGATAATGCTACTTTTAGCGGCTCTTTTGGGCTGTACCAAATCTTATTTAGACGTGGTGCCCGATAATGTACCCACATTAGAACACGCTTTTGCCAATAGGTATGAAGCCGAAAAATATCTGTACACCTGTTATTCCTATTTACCTACTGTTGATCTGGTTTCCAATGTTTTGTTTTTTGGAACGGACGACATGTGGACCTGGTTTTTTAACCATCACAGTTATCAATCGCCTTGGAAAATTGCCAGAGGGGAACAAAATGTGGTGAGCCCGCTGGTAAATACCTGGAATGGTGAAAATCATGCAAAGCCAATGTTTAATGCGATAAGGGATTGCAATATTTTTCTGGAAAATGTGGCAGACTATAATAAAGTCCCGGATCTTGATCCACAGATGAGGAAAAGATGGATTGCTGAAGGCAAGTTTTTAAAAGCTTACTATCATTTCTATTTGTTCAGGATGTATGGGCCAATTCCAATTGTGGATGTGAACCTGCCGATCTCTGCATCGCCAGATGAGGTTAAGGTAAAAAGACAACCTGTAGACAAAGTGGTAGACTTTATTGCTACACTTTTAGATGAAGCCGCTGTAGATTTACCTCCTGCTATTCAAAAGCAAAACACAGAGGCCGGACGGGTTACGAGAGCTGCTGCCTTGATGTTAAAAGCCAAATTATTGGTTACCGCTGCCAGCCCCTTGTTTAACGGGAATGCCGATTATGCTAATTTTAAAGATAAAGACAACATAGCGTTGTTTAATCCGATATACCAGGATGCAAAATGGAAGCGTGCTGCAGATGCCTGCGCCGCTGCTTTGGATGGTACTACCGGAGTAAAACTATATGAGTTCAGTCCAGGTGTGATCAAGGTTTCAGACACCACCAGGATACAGATGAATATTCGCGGAAGTGTAACCGAAAAATGGAACAGTGAATTGATATGGGGGCGCTCAGTTCAGAATACCAATGAAATTCAACGTGGGGCAATGGCCGATAATATTGACCCTTCTGTACCTAAGCCTACCTATAGCGGATCTTATTTTTCTGTTACCATGAGTATGGCCGAACGGTTTTATTCGGACAAAGGTGTTCCTATAAATGAAGATAAAACCTGGGATTATGCGCGAAGATATGAAGTAAAAGTAGCTGAGGAGGTGGATCGTTTTAACTTGCAACCTAAATACACTACGGCTAAGCTGAACTTTAATCGCGAAAACCGCTTTTACGCCAGTCTGGGTTTTGATGGTGGCAGGTGGTATTTACAAAGCAATACCTCTGATTTGAATAGCTGGGTAATTAATGCAAAGTTTGGTCAGCTACAGGGAAAACAGCGCGATATGTACTTCAACGAAACAGGGTACTGGCCAAAGAAACTGGTAAACTGGAAGTTTGTACAAACTACGACCAGTTATAGTGCAGAATCATATCCATGGCCGGAGATGCGCCTGGCGGATCTCTATCTGTTATATGCCGAAGCATTGAATGAAATTGGAATGCAGCCGGAGGCAATCGTTTATCTTGATCTGATCAGAAAGCGCGCTGGGTTGAAAGGAGTGGCCGAATCGTGGATGGCTTATTCTAACAGACCAAACAAGTATACCAATAAGGACGGCCTTAGAGAAATTATTCAACAGGAACGTGAAATAGAACTGGCATTTGAAGGGTCGCGTTTATGGGACTTGCGGCGCTGGAAAACAGCAGAGGTGCTGCAGAATAAGAATGTTCAGGGTTGGGATATTTATGGAAAAACAACCACTGAATACTACAGGTTAAGAACGCTTTGGAATCAGGAGTTCATTTCTCCGCGGGATTATTTATGGCCGCTGAAGGAAGATGAATTGCTTAAAAATCCAAATTTAGTACAAAACCCAGGATGGTAA
- a CDS encoding alpha/beta hydrolase yields the protein MNYRIAILTGLIILFNAYAFSQTKQTFTYSKKDTVELKLDVYSNQDLKIKKPCVIFLFGGGFVTGKRDDSYYLPYFKKLVENNYKVVAIDYRLGLKGEKWPTVFNTSVLKTAIAYAVTDLYDATAYLIANADEIGIDTAKIMLSGSSAGAVTILQADWEKRNSTDLTHQLPQNFQYKGVIAFAGSILSYSGKPKYKTPPAPTMMFHGTNDKVVTYNKVKLFNRGMFGSRYLASHFKKQKYPYYFLFARNMGHEIAGTPMHDNLDEILWFIRNYVEQKKQFQMEVDFNDLQPKKIKTAS from the coding sequence GTGAACTACAGAATAGCTATTTTAACGGGCCTAATCATTTTATTCAATGCTTACGCCTTCTCGCAGACCAAACAAACTTTTACCTATAGTAAAAAAGATACTGTTGAATTAAAACTGGATGTATATAGCAACCAGGATCTTAAAATCAAAAAACCATGTGTGATATTTCTATTCGGTGGTGGTTTTGTTACGGGAAAAAGAGACGACAGTTATTACCTGCCTTATTTTAAAAAACTGGTAGAAAACAACTATAAAGTAGTCGCTATTGATTACAGATTGGGTTTAAAGGGAGAAAAATGGCCCACAGTTTTTAATACCAGTGTGCTGAAAACAGCAATAGCTTATGCAGTTACAGATTTGTATGATGCGACAGCCTATCTAATTGCAAATGCAGATGAAATCGGGATTGATACCGCAAAAATCATGTTGTCGGGCTCTAGTGCCGGAGCTGTCACGATATTACAGGCCGATTGGGAAAAAAGAAATAGCACAGACTTAACCCATCAGCTGCCACAAAACTTTCAGTACAAAGGGGTTATTGCTTTTGCCGGCTCTATTTTAAGCTATAGTGGAAAACCAAAATATAAAACTCCACCTGCCCCTACAATGATGTTTCATGGCACAAATGATAAAGTTGTAACCTATAATAAGGTGAAGCTTTTTAACCGCGGAATGTTTGGTTCCAGATACCTGGCCAGTCATTTTAAAAAGCAGAAATATCCTTATTACTTCCTTTTTGCACGTAATATGGGGCATGAAATTGCCGGAACACCGATGCATGATAACCTGGACGAAATTTTATGGTTCATCCGCAATTATGTAGAACAGAAAAAGCAGTTCCAGATGGAGGTAGACTTTAACGATTTACAGCCTAAAAAAATAAAAACCGCCTCATAA
- a CDS encoding DUF5000 domain-containing lipoprotein: MKNYISIVFLCAILFAACKTDVNAPLEADGAAPKKITDLKVENTPGGAKLTYNVPSDPNLLYVLAEVGVGNGITRVFKSSHYNNTLQIDGVPNTAPRMIKVYSVNKSELRSEPIDVEIKPLTPPFLEVFKTIDVDKDFGGVKVIFQNKTGADLAIAMQRVKPDGTFADIGTYFTKLKEGNYTFRGLEAKTIKVATFIKDRWGNSSDTLYKEVTPLFEKMLDKGLFKDITLPGDASIYTTEWNIAKRFIWDGNWSSNFNEPYGNWLNVSTNGPNDGTPMHITFDMGVTAKLSRFRINHYYRYIDRGMRKYEIWGRTATPVDGSWNGWVKLISYEQKKPSGLPGESYTAADAEAWIAGDNGNFDNSFPAVRYIRIKCLENWVGHGNLNFAEISLYGSDQ, encoded by the coding sequence ATGAAGAATTATATATCGATCGTTTTTTTGTGCGCTATTCTATTTGCTGCATGTAAAACCGATGTCAATGCTCCGCTGGAAGCCGATGGAGCTGCTCCAAAAAAAATTACCGATTTAAAAGTTGAAAATACACCAGGGGGAGCGAAACTGACTTATAATGTGCCTTCTGATCCTAATCTGTTGTATGTATTGGCTGAGGTAGGTGTCGGAAATGGGATTACCCGGGTATTTAAGTCCTCTCACTATAATAATACCTTACAAATTGATGGTGTACCCAATACGGCACCAAGGATGATAAAGGTTTACAGTGTAAATAAGAGTGAGCTGAGATCCGAACCCATAGATGTAGAGATCAAACCTTTAACACCCCCATTTTTGGAAGTGTTTAAAACCATTGATGTGGATAAGGACTTTGGCGGTGTAAAAGTCATATTCCAAAACAAAACGGGGGCCGATTTGGCCATTGCTATGCAGCGGGTTAAGCCCGATGGAACCTTTGCCGATATAGGCACCTATTTTACAAAACTAAAGGAAGGCAATTATACCTTCCGCGGTCTGGAAGCAAAAACAATAAAGGTGGCCACATTTATTAAAGACCGATGGGGAAATAGTTCCGATACATTGTATAAAGAAGTGACCCCATTGTTTGAAAAAATGCTGGATAAAGGTTTGTTTAAGGATATCACCTTACCTGGCGATGCATCTATATATACTACAGAATGGAATATTGCCAAGCGATTTATTTGGGACGGAAATTGGTCGTCAAATTTTAATGAACCTTATGGCAACTGGCTAAACGTGAGTACCAACGGACCAAATGATGGTACGCCAATGCACATTACTTTTGATATGGGTGTAACGGCAAAACTGAGCCGTTTCAGAATAAACCACTACTATCGTTACATCGATCGCGGAATGCGTAAGTATGAAATATGGGGCCGCACGGCCACACCGGTCGACGGAAGCTGGAATGGATGGGTAAAACTGATCAGTTATGAGCAGAAAAAACCATCAGGCTTACCTGGGGAGTCGTATACAGCAGCTGACGCCGAGGCCTGGATTGCCGGCGACAACGGGAACTTTGACAATTCATTTCCGGCAGTTCGTTACATCAGAATCAAATGCCTGGAAAATTGGGTGGGACATGGAAATCTCAATTTTGCTGAAATATCCCTTTACGGAAGCGACCAGTAA
- a CDS encoding Lrp/AsnC family transcriptional regulator: protein MTFHLDEIDLKLLLHLQKNSRMSLRELSHEIHLSDSSVRSRIQRLETEGYIKQYTAILNKVMIKRNLVSFTGIRLKENNYSTTIYFLDKLREVPGVYNCYYVNGMFDFLLHMVVGDMQEYYNTLVHILAKINGVSRITTFFVLNEMEGEKLIDLSHLKSGYRRYRKRLH, encoded by the coding sequence ATGACTTTTCATTTGGACGAAATAGACCTTAAACTTTTGTTGCATCTACAAAAGAACTCACGGATGAGTTTGCGAGAGCTATCTCATGAGATACACTTATCAGATAGCTCTGTGAGATCAAGAATTCAGCGTTTGGAGACCGAAGGCTATATTAAGCAGTATACTGCCATTTTAAACAAGGTAATGATCAAAAGAAATCTGGTATCCTTTACGGGAATCAGGTTGAAGGAGAATAATTACAGCACCACGATCTATTTTCTGGACAAGTTACGGGAGGTGCCCGGGGTTTACAATTGTTATTATGTAAATGGGATGTTTGATTTTCTATTACACATGGTGGTTGGTGATATGCAGGAATACTACAATACGCTGGTCCACATCCTCGCTAAAATTAACGGAGTTAGCCGAATCACCACATTTTTTGTATTGAATGAAATGGAAGGGGAAAAGTTGATTGATTTGAGTCATTTGAAGAGTGGTTATAGGAGATATCGTAAACGGTTACACTAG
- a CDS encoding DUF4855 domain-containing protein, with protein MTTLFKKHIYTYIRFWVPVTLGIIWCVGLGCKKKEAGKKEEPKVEVVNVPSATKISDLALIYHGGQHRMAWNSGQLKHYVFRNVNGKPEWLFDGFLFLEITSSINGHMYDFGISGPNTQIPGKPEWEWLLSRTFADGKGPDAIEATLDSLSRKGFPPPYKRKVVMAIPNPMYGSTGWGAIDHKALDFNKAEDRLKAANWYIDRVMDIWNSKKYKYIELSGFYWLHETIDSGNGDHTLVGQIGDRLKTMKLDFNWIPYYGAERADKWQDLKFDVAYQQPNYFFSTSSPMSILTGGVDFGLRYNMQLEMEFDRRVEQVEYGKRFYDYIQVFQDKGVWDNKQVAYYDGDGAWYMLSISKDPELQKMAKKLGDIVAKRHEKAVGAMGAR; from the coding sequence ATGACAACGCTATTTAAAAAACATATATATACTTATATCAGATTTTGGGTACCTGTAACTTTAGGTATCATCTGGTGCGTGGGGCTTGGCTGCAAGAAAAAAGAAGCAGGAAAGAAAGAAGAGCCAAAAGTAGAGGTGGTGAATGTACCTAGTGCCACAAAAATTTCTGATCTGGCACTCATTTATCATGGTGGCCAACACAGAATGGCATGGAATAGCGGGCAACTGAAACATTACGTTTTCAGAAATGTGAATGGTAAACCCGAATGGCTGTTTGATGGTTTTCTGTTCCTGGAAATTACCTCGTCAATAAATGGCCATATGTACGATTTCGGGATATCCGGCCCCAATACGCAGATTCCCGGAAAACCGGAGTGGGAATGGTTGCTGAGCCGGACTTTTGCAGATGGCAAGGGCCCCGATGCCATTGAAGCTACATTGGATAGTTTAAGCCGCAAGGGTTTCCCCCCGCCTTATAAACGCAAAGTAGTGATGGCTATTCCTAATCCTATGTACGGTTCGACAGGATGGGGGGCAATAGACCATAAAGCTTTGGATTTTAATAAGGCCGAAGATAGGCTCAAAGCCGCCAATTGGTATATAGACCGGGTAATGGACATCTGGAACTCAAAAAAATATAAATACATCGAACTTTCGGGTTTTTACTGGCTGCATGAAACCATTGATTCTGGAAATGGTGATCATACACTGGTTGGGCAAATAGGCGATCGTTTGAAAACCATGAAGCTAGATTTTAACTGGATTCCTTATTATGGTGCCGAAAGGGCTGATAAATGGCAAGACCTGAAATTTGACGTGGCCTACCAGCAACCCAATTATTTTTTCAGTACCTCATCGCCTATGTCCATTTTAACCGGTGGTGTAGACTTTGGATTACGGTACAATATGCAGTTGGAAATGGAATTTGACAGACGAGTGGAGCAGGTGGAGTACGGAAAGCGTTTTTACGATTACATCCAGGTTTTCCAGGATAAAGGTGTTTGGGATAACAAACAGGTGGCCTATTACGATGGAGACGGAGCCTGGTATATGCTATCCATTAGTAAAGATCCGGAATTGCAAAAAATGGCTAAGAAATTAGGCGATATAGTAGCAAAACGGCATGAAAAAGCCGTTGGTGCTATGGGCGCCCGATAA
- a CDS encoding TonB-dependent receptor domain-containing protein — translation MILLIIFARSGFVSAQIKSTINGNVTDAKTGETLIGASVKLSGSSSAATVTNSYGFYSINTLQGSYEISVSFIGYKTIKQSIQINKDSRLNFVLEEDNQLHEVVISAIKRNENVSSPQMGLQKIAIQEINNVPVLLGERDVLKTLQLLPGIKSAGEGNSGFYVRGGSTDQNLILLDEAPVYNASHLLGFFSTFNSDAIKDVSVYKGGMPAQYGGRLASVLDIKMNDGNRKTYTAEGGIGLISSRLKAEGPIVKDKGSFMVSARRTYLDAFLALSPDSAVNGNTLFFYDLNAKANYQLDEKNTLYLSGYFGRDKLGISDTFGFNWGNATVTLRWNHLYSNRLFSNTSLIYSNYNYVIQNFMEENNFEVNSSIKDFNLKQDFEYSLSNSHNLKFGVNAIHHTIAPGKLTASASSSVNQTTYENRKGLELATYVSDEWAVNERMNLVYGLRISSFSLLGPANIKSYDADGNTIKTVPYGSGDFIKSYFNLEPRVSASYQLGNTSSLKAAYTRNVQNVHLMSNSTSTSPTDLYIMNSNNVKPEIADQIAAGYFRNFNDDNYEFSAEVYYKWMQNQIEYRSGTDLRGNGNVEADLLYGDGRAYGLELFFKKRFGKFNGWVGYTWSRTQRQFDAINNGKWFYAKQDRTHDLSLVGIYKAGQRWTFSSVFVYNTGNAVTYPSGKYQINDRTVFYYTEKNGYRTPAYHRLDVSATLEGKPGKRLQSSWSFGIYNLYNRKNAFSIDFRDNEDDPSKTEAVQTTLFGIIPSVTWNFKF, via the coding sequence ATGATTCTCCTTATTATATTTGCTCGGTCCGGGTTCGTATCTGCCCAAATCAAAAGCACAATCAATGGAAATGTAACTGATGCCAAAACAGGTGAAACATTAATTGGCGCTAGTGTAAAATTAAGCGGGAGCAGTTCTGCAGCTACCGTCACCAATTCCTATGGTTTTTATTCTATCAATACATTACAAGGAAGCTATGAAATCTCTGTTAGTTTTATTGGTTACAAAACCATCAAACAAAGCATACAAATCAATAAGGACAGCAGATTAAATTTTGTGCTGGAAGAAGATAATCAGCTGCATGAAGTGGTCATTTCAGCCATCAAAAGAAATGAAAATGTAAGTAGTCCGCAAATGGGGCTACAAAAAATTGCGATACAGGAAATTAATAATGTACCCGTTTTACTGGGTGAAAGGGATGTGCTAAAGACCTTGCAATTGCTCCCGGGAATAAAATCGGCAGGAGAAGGAAACAGCGGTTTTTACGTTAGGGGTGGTTCTACAGATCAGAATCTGATTTTGCTAGACGAAGCGCCTGTGTATAATGCCTCACATTTGCTCGGTTTCTTCTCTACGTTTAATTCCGATGCCATCAAAGATGTGAGTGTTTACAAAGGTGGAATGCCTGCACAGTACGGCGGTCGACTCGCATCGGTACTGGATATTAAAATGAATGATGGAAACCGTAAAACCTATACCGCTGAGGGAGGAATAGGACTGATTTCGTCCAGACTTAAAGCAGAAGGACCTATTGTAAAAGACAAAGGCTCGTTTATGGTCAGCGCCCGTAGGACCTATCTGGATGCCTTTCTGGCTTTATCACCTGATAGCGCTGTAAATGGCAATACCCTATTCTTTTATGACCTGAATGCTAAGGCAAATTATCAGTTAGATGAGAAAAATACACTGTATCTTTCAGGTTATTTCGGACGGGATAAATTGGGGATTTCTGATACATTTGGTTTTAATTGGGGCAATGCAACAGTTACCCTGCGCTGGAACCATTTGTACAGCAACCGACTGTTCTCCAATACTTCTTTAATTTACAGTAATTATAATTATGTAATTCAGAACTTTATGGAAGAGAATAATTTTGAGGTAAACTCTTCTATTAAGGATTTCAATTTAAAGCAGGATTTTGAATATAGCCTGAGCAATAGTCACAATTTGAAGTTTGGTGTAAATGCCATTCATCATACCATTGCACCTGGAAAACTGACCGCATCGGCAAGTTCAAGTGTTAACCAAACCACTTATGAGAATCGCAAGGGGTTAGAGCTGGCTACTTATGTATCCGACGAGTGGGCCGTAAATGAAAGGATGAACCTGGTATATGGCTTAAGGATCAGTAGTTTTTCATTATTAGGGCCGGCAAATATCAAGTCTTACGATGCAGATGGGAATACCATAAAAACAGTTCCTTATGGCTCGGGCGATTTCATAAAGAGCTATTTCAATTTGGAACCACGCGTTTCAGCAAGTTATCAGTTGGGCAATACGAGCTCATTGAAGGCAGCCTACACCCGTAACGTTCAAAATGTACACCTGATGTCTAATTCTACCTCTACGTCGCCTACTGATTTGTATATCATGAACAGTAACAATGTAAAACCGGAAATTGCCGATCAGATTGCAGCAGGATATTTCAGGAATTTTAATGATGATAACTATGAATTCTCGGCAGAGGTATATTACAAATGGATGCAGAATCAAATTGAGTACCGCAGCGGTACCGATTTACGCGGAAATGGGAATGTAGAGGCAGATTTGTTGTATGGCGACGGCAGGGCCTATGGACTGGAATTGTTTTTTAAGAAACGATTTGGCAAGTTTAATGGCTGGGTAGGGTATACCTGGTCGCGAACCCAACGTCAGTTTGACGCCATCAATAATGGCAAATGGTTTTATGCGAAGCAGGATAGAACGCATGACCTGTCCTTGGTTGGTATTTATAAAGCCGGACAGCGCTGGACCTTTTCTTCAGTTTTTGTATACAATACAGGCAATGCAGTTACCTATCCAAGTGGCAAATATCAAATCAATGACCGTACTGTTTTTTACTATACCGAGAAAAATGGCTATCGGACCCCGGCCTACCATCGATTGGATGTTTCTGCCACACTTGAAGGGAAACCGGGCAAACGGTTACAATCGAGCTGGTCATTTGGTATATACAATTTGTACAACAGGAAAAATGCTTTCTCTATTGATTTTAGGGATAATGAAGATGATCCGAGCAAGACCGAGGCGGTACAAACCACGCTGTTTGGTATAATTCCTTCTGTAACCTGGAATTTTAAATTTTAG